In the Flavisolibacter tropicus genome, one interval contains:
- a CDS encoding AHH domain-containing protein, giving the protein MSCHYWLLVQLPHRALRNTNRGIKISAAAAQKLWNSPLSQWFSQHALNAKVYWHKVAGSDVDIRQAAGNQTAGREAAAKEFDEGAFSQNVAIWIEHNEQTGEMEVYLKFRNGYLQPTQFAKGRSGDWFARKIIDRLNQKLASSNWDQPILNKQEIPGGADGRYRSEEMNVLQWAAFGMEELGYVVNKAEINPHLWNDIDDKAAYSKSALNVWAPIAAGGDQGLQEVKDLYELVDFAGEVIENPSVVKDIYNSVTSLSYEDIKGMVQKAYEEKKAQYEKGGTVMQYHTTRDGIQAVMIVAAAAKNLPGIIKKGGNVLQNLKQLLKEIPHADVKAKISNLSSELITRFVEDFGNASTNLLKRLKEDPFVFDDWYGSLQSGFKRINVNGRLDQFGEYAIESINNTKLKWKKLNGKIDFGDRKDLRKVLNLTDEGMEAHHKLPWKVCENNRVIQEAAKNGFHPNMPENGISLSKYKAGDLDEVGLHANHPKYDEWVNKKLNEWSASKGNRFTPDEANQFIQQELIPDLDELINAAKSSNKNLNDFFRDLF; this is encoded by the coding sequence ATGAGCTGTCATTATTGGCTGTTGGTGCAGCTACCGCACAGGGCTCTCCGAAACACCAACAGGGGCATAAAAATCAGTGCTGCTGCAGCTCAGAAGCTTTGGAACAGCCCGCTGAGCCAGTGGTTCAGCCAGCATGCCCTCAACGCCAAAGTCTATTGGCACAAGGTAGCTGGGAGCGACGTGGACATCCGGCAGGCGGCCGGAAATCAAACAGCAGGAAGGGAGGCGGCGGCCAAAGAGTTTGATGAGGGTGCGTTTAGCCAAAACGTGGCCATCTGGATAGAGCACAATGAACAAACCGGGGAGATGGAAGTGTACCTGAAGTTCCGCAACGGCTACTTGCAGCCGACCCAATTTGCCAAGGGGAGAAGCGGAGATTGGTTTGCCCGCAAAATCATTGACCGCCTTAACCAAAAGCTGGCGAGCAGCAATTGGGACCAACCAATATTAAACAAACAGGAAATACCGGGTGGAGCGGATGGTCGCTACCGTAGTGAGGAAATGAATGTGCTGCAATGGGCCGCATTTGGTATGGAAGAACTCGGTTATGTGGTCAATAAAGCCGAGATCAACCCTCATTTATGGAATGATATCGATGATAAAGCAGCTTATAGTAAGAGTGCGCTTAATGTATGGGCTCCCATAGCGGCCGGTGGCGATCAGGGGCTCCAGGAAGTAAAAGACCTGTATGAACTGGTAGACTTTGCAGGCGAAGTGATTGAAAACCCATCGGTGGTCAAAGACATTTACAACAGTGTGACCAGCCTCTCGTATGAAGATATCAAGGGGATGGTGCAAAAGGCCTATGAGGAAAAAAAGGCGCAGTATGAAAAGGGTGGTACTGTGATGCAGTACCATACGACCCGCGATGGCATACAAGCTGTAATGATAGTAGCAGCTGCCGCGAAAAACCTGCCCGGTATCATAAAAAAGGGAGGCAATGTCCTGCAAAATCTTAAGCAGCTATTGAAGGAAATTCCCCATGCCGATGTAAAAGCCAAAATATCTAATCTTAGTTCAGAGCTGATTACCAGATTTGTCGAAGATTTTGGAAATGCCAGCACAAATTTATTAAAGCGATTAAAAGAAGACCCGTTTGTTTTTGATGATTGGTATGGTTCTTTGCAGTCTGGTTTTAAACGTATTAATGTTAATGGTAGATTAGACCAGTTTGGGGAATATGCCATAGAAAGCATCAATAATACTAAGCTCAAATGGAAAAAGTTAAATGGTAAAATTGATTTTGGAGATAGAAAGGATTTGAGAAAAGTACTTAACCTTACAGATGAAGGGATGGAAGCGCATCATAAGCTTCCTTGGAAGGTTTGTGAAAATAATCGAGTTATCCAAGAAGCGGCTAAAAATGGTTTCCATCCGAATATGCCTGAAAATGGAATAAGTCTGTCGAAATATAAGGCGGGAGACTTAGATGAAGTAGGGCTTCATGCAAATCATCCTAAGTATGATGAATGGGTAAATAAAAAATTGAATGAATGGAGTGCTTCAAAGGGTAATAGATTTACGCCAGATGAAGCAAATCAATTTATACAACAAGAATTAATACCAGATTTAGATGAACTAATAAATGCAGCAAAAAGTTCAAATAAAAATTTGAATGACTTTTTTAGGGACTTGTTTTAA
- a CDS encoding lipocalin family protein yields the protein MKKAVKLLFVLSLFSLFATSCKKDKDDQSSIVGKWGLFEETVKTYLNGNLSNSSTEPVNSTNKELYYTLEFKADGKYVIEYIDEAPESGSYRIEGAKAYIKGDGQTSKKALDWSVNNNELTITIIDESAGQGSNFRKEYISKYKKK from the coding sequence ATGAAGAAAGCAGTGAAGCTTCTCTTTGTGTTATCTCTGTTTAGTCTGTTTGCTACGTCTTGTAAAAAAGACAAAGATGACCAGTCTTCTATTGTTGGCAAATGGGGTTTATTTGAAGAGACCGTAAAAACCTATCTTAACGGCAATCTTTCTAATAGCAGCACAGAGCCTGTAAATTCTACAAACAAGGAATTGTATTATACTTTGGAATTTAAAGCCGACGGTAAATATGTAATCGAATATATAGATGAAGCTCCTGAAAGTGGCTCATATCGTATTGAAGGTGCTAAAGCCTACATTAAAGGGGATGGACAAACTAGTAAAAAGGCCTTAGATTGGAGTGTTAACAACAACGAGTTAACCATAACTATCATCGACGAATCTGCCGGTCAAGGGAGCAATTTCCGTAAAGAGTATATTTCAAAATACAAAAAGAAGTAA
- a CDS encoding CPBP family intramembrane glutamic endopeptidase, which translates to MLSNPIKFIAGFLLLFSLYHAAEYFVLFTYNPGAFLAFQLVFFIAAWMLAKWQGYNGPAAWGLDLRKGWFINLLLGMVMGLVLYGGTFAISTWLKSEEVFQVPSLKDIWPQLALFGFGTLFSSFSEDVLTRGYLYKHLANKTSALAFALISSIIYLLNHIYRLGDGAATLSYIFLLGVLFVIPVLLTKRLWLTGGMHWIGNTTFFYTHTIMSVKDGTGSLLPNTIFCICILVFIPMVVLVIHLCKGQLIYNGGDTQKNFTVTDAA; encoded by the coding sequence ATGCTTTCCAACCCTATTAAATTTATTGCCGGCTTTTTGCTTTTGTTCTCTTTGTATCATGCTGCTGAATACTTCGTTTTGTTTACGTATAACCCAGGAGCCTTTCTAGCGTTTCAATTAGTGTTTTTTATAGCAGCTTGGATGTTGGCTAAATGGCAAGGTTACAATGGCCCGGCAGCTTGGGGATTAGATTTGAGAAAAGGTTGGTTCATTAATTTACTACTCGGCATGGTAATGGGATTGGTGCTCTATGGCGGAACGTTTGCTATAAGTACTTGGTTAAAAAGCGAGGAAGTGTTTCAGGTGCCTTCTCTCAAAGACATCTGGCCACAATTGGCACTCTTTGGTTTCGGTACGTTATTCTCATCGTTTTCAGAAGATGTACTTACTCGAGGATACTTGTATAAACATTTAGCCAATAAAACATCCGCATTGGCTTTTGCATTGATTTCTTCAATAATCTATTTGTTAAACCATATTTATCGGTTAGGCGATGGGGCGGCAACCTTGTCTTATATTTTCTTACTAGGTGTTCTATTCGTTATACCTGTTTTATTAACCAAGCGCCTTTGGCTTACTGGTGGTATGCATTGGATTGGTAACACAACCTTTTTTTATACCCATACTATCATGTCTGTAAAAGATGGAACTGGGAGCTTATTGCCTAATACTATTTTTTGTATTTGTATACTTGTTTTTATCCCAATGGTTGTATTAGTCATTCACTTATGTAAGGGGCAATTAATTTATAATGGGGGCGATACACAAAAAAACTTCACAGTTACTGATGCTGCATAA
- a CDS encoding PAS domain-containing sensor histidine kinase, which translates to MPHQVAELHSFHKLFNLSIDVICILDAQGLFLMVSKASTTIWGYQPEELIGCNIFDLIYEGDLEHTLQVTHQAIAEGKFVSNFENRYVRKDGTLVEMEWSTIYEPNEQIAYAIGRDITERKQKAHVIADQHEKLEKAQEIAKLGYWEYNLQDQSIYWSDSMYTMFELDKVTFGVPSMEKFSQLVYPEDKASLWKELSSFKTQDKSEYVLRFVKPDGSTIYVNTIYTIIRNELGAIIKLRGVSQDITEKVLLEKRLEIEKELHKRFLTRAVIDAQEKERAKISRELHDNVNQVLTTVKLYLEMGLSNEVNTLELQQRSIQYITDCINEIRAISRSLSAPTLGDISFKESIQELIKSITDTNKLKIKLKVIGFGTKENALPTELHLGIYRILQEQLSNILRHANAKHAKVDITNEPYLITLRIEDDGQGFDIKLQRQGIGITNMTTRAEALNGQLYIQSEPGKGCIVTCMFNT; encoded by the coding sequence ATGCCACATCAAGTCGCTGAACTACACTCTTTCCACAAGCTATTCAATTTATCAATAGATGTAATCTGCATTCTGGATGCACAAGGTCTTTTTTTAATGGTTAGTAAAGCATCTACTACAATTTGGGGCTATCAACCAGAAGAACTAATTGGGTGTAACATATTTGATCTTATCTATGAAGGTGATTTAGAGCATACCTTACAGGTAACACATCAAGCCATCGCAGAAGGAAAATTCGTTTCCAATTTCGAAAACCGGTACGTACGAAAAGACGGCACTCTTGTAGAAATGGAGTGGTCAACTATATATGAACCAAATGAACAAATTGCCTATGCCATTGGCCGTGATATAACTGAAAGGAAGCAAAAAGCACATGTAATAGCAGATCAGCACGAGAAGCTCGAGAAAGCACAGGAAATTGCCAAATTGGGCTACTGGGAATATAATTTACAAGACCAATCGATTTATTGGTCGGATAGTATGTATACAATGTTCGAATTGGATAAAGTGACATTTGGGGTGCCTTCTATGGAAAAATTTAGCCAACTTGTATATCCCGAAGACAAAGCCTCTTTATGGAAAGAATTGTCTTCTTTTAAAACACAAGATAAATCAGAATACGTACTACGTTTTGTAAAACCAGACGGCAGCACTATTTATGTAAATACCATCTACACCATCATTAGAAACGAACTAGGTGCCATAATTAAGCTTAGAGGTGTTTCGCAAGACATAACCGAAAAGGTTTTATTGGAAAAACGACTGGAAATTGAAAAAGAACTTCACAAACGATTTTTAACCAGAGCTGTAATAGACGCACAAGAAAAAGAAAGAGCCAAAATTAGTAGGGAACTACACGACAATGTAAATCAGGTGCTTACAACAGTTAAGCTTTATTTGGAAATGGGGCTCAGTAATGAGGTTAACACCTTGGAACTACAACAAAGATCTATTCAATACATTACTGACTGCATCAACGAGATCAGGGCCATTTCGCGGTCGCTTTCTGCACCCACATTGGGTGATATTAGTTTTAAAGAATCAATACAAGAACTGATCAAATCGATTACCGATACCAATAAACTAAAAATAAAACTGAAGGTTATAGGGTTTGGCACAAAAGAAAACGCATTACCCACCGAGCTGCATTTAGGTATCTATAGAATTTTACAGGAACAGCTATCCAATATATTGCGCCATGCCAATGCAAAACATGCTAAAGTAGATATTACTAATGAGCCATACTTAATTACTTTACGTATAGAGGACGATGGCCAAGGTTTCGATATAAAACTGCAACGCCAGGGAATCGGCATTACCAACATGACCACACGGGCTGAAGCCCTTAACGGCCAATTATATATTCAAAGCGAGCCGGGAAAAGGCTGTATTGTAACCTGTATGTTTAACACCTAG
- a CDS encoding DUF5690 family protein yields MENHSKTKPFTAQMLLAAVAAFCTYTCMFAYRKPFTAAGFDDISLLGVNYKVWLVIAQTIGYTLSKFYGIRFIAELTHRRRARLIVGCIIVAWLSLLFFAIIPPPYNILFFIINGFPLGMIYGLVFSYLEGRRVTEFLGAVLATSFIFAAGFTQSIGKYLMEAFQLNAWWMPFVTGAVFIVPTIVCVALLDKTPPPSPDDIAHRTERKPMNKSERRAFIQRFLPGLVLLITAYVLLTILRDYRSNFASNIWNELGQGKDASIFTKTELPASLVILVLMSTLVVVRNNIKALLINHYIVLFGFLLSLGATLLYSYGYLSPFAWMATLGVGLYMGYVPFNSILFDRLIASFQHVSNAGFLIYLADSFGYIGSDAVLIVKSFFPQQHSWTSYFINLVIILSLVGIALMIGSIIYFNRKYSIYNLSAVSINDKVEEKKREVNV; encoded by the coding sequence ATGGAAAATCATTCTAAGACAAAACCTTTTACGGCACAAATGCTTTTGGCAGCTGTTGCAGCCTTTTGCACCTATACCTGCATGTTTGCGTATCGCAAGCCGTTTACGGCAGCGGGCTTTGATGATATTTCTTTGTTGGGTGTTAATTACAAAGTGTGGCTGGTAATTGCGCAAACGATTGGCTATACCCTGAGTAAGTTTTATGGCATTCGCTTTATTGCAGAACTTACTCATCGGCGGCGGGCGCGGTTGATTGTAGGGTGTATAATTGTGGCCTGGCTGTCGTTGTTGTTTTTTGCTATCATTCCACCTCCATACAATATTCTTTTTTTTATAATCAATGGCTTTCCCTTGGGTATGATCTATGGCTTGGTGTTTAGCTACCTGGAGGGGAGAAGGGTTACAGAGTTTTTAGGTGCTGTGTTAGCTACCAGTTTCATTTTTGCTGCTGGGTTTACCCAATCTATTGGCAAATACCTGATGGAGGCATTTCAATTAAATGCCTGGTGGATGCCCTTTGTAACCGGTGCTGTTTTTATTGTACCTACGATAGTTTGTGTAGCCTTGCTTGACAAAACCCCGCCGCCTTCGCCCGATGATATTGCGCATCGTACGGAACGAAAGCCTATGAATAAGAGTGAGCGACGCGCTTTTATACAACGCTTTCTTCCCGGGCTAGTGCTTTTAATTACAGCCTATGTGCTATTGACCATATTACGGGACTACCGAAGCAATTTTGCTTCTAATATTTGGAATGAACTGGGGCAGGGAAAGGATGCAAGCATTTTTACCAAAACGGAGTTGCCGGCCTCTTTAGTTATTTTGGTTTTAATGAGCACCTTGGTGGTTGTGCGCAACAATATAAAGGCCTTATTGATCAACCATTATATTGTGCTATTTGGATTCTTGCTTTCGTTGGGGGCTACTCTGTTATATTCCTATGGGTATTTGTCTCCCTTTGCCTGGATGGCAACGCTGGGGGTAGGATTGTATATGGGCTATGTTCCATTCAACTCAATTTTATTTGACCGGTTGATAGCTTCGTTTCAGCATGTTAGTAACGCGGGGTTTTTGATCTACCTGGCTGATTCCTTTGGTTATATTGGTAGTGATGCTGTTTTAATAGTAAAAAGCTTTTTCCCACAACAACATTCATGGACCAGTTACTTTATAAACCTGGTTATTATTCTATCTCTTGTGGGAATAGCCTTAATGATTGGCTCTATTATCTATTTCAACAGGAAATATTCTATTTATAATCTTTCTGCTGTTTCAATTAATGATAAAGTAGAAGAGAAGAAAAGAGAAGTGAACGTTTAA
- a CDS encoding response regulator yields the protein MNHEVLTINGERHIINTAAPFIFLAEDDIDDQELFTEAISTHNNTIQIQSVSNGKKAIEFLETLPVTVLPCLIVLDYNLPEADGAQILKFLSQKERYYNVPKVVWSTSNSNTYRDACLQLGARAYFTKPSDISGISSLAKEMLTFCDGHTL from the coding sequence ATGAATCATGAGGTGCTAACGATAAATGGAGAAAGGCATATAATTAACACAGCCGCACCATTCATTTTTCTTGCCGAAGATGATATTGATGACCAGGAATTATTTACCGAGGCTATCTCTACACACAACAATACGATCCAAATACAAAGTGTTTCCAATGGAAAAAAGGCAATTGAGTTTTTAGAAACGCTCCCTGTTACCGTTTTACCTTGCCTTATTGTGCTGGATTATAATTTGCCGGAAGCAGACGGCGCCCAGATCCTGAAATTTCTTTCCCAAAAGGAACGCTACTACAATGTGCCTAAAGTAGTATGGAGTACTTCTAACTCAAATACGTATCGTGATGCCTGCCTTCAATTAGGCGCTAGGGCCTATTTTACAAAGCCAAGCGATATATCTGGTATTTCTTCTCTTGCTAAAGAAATGCTGACATTTTGTGACGGCCACACGCTTTAA